The Bradysia coprophila strain Holo2 unplaced genomic scaffold, BU_Bcop_v1 contig_732, whole genome shotgun sequence genome has a window encoding:
- the LOC119084485 gene encoding inositol hexakisphosphate and diphosphoinositol-pentakisphosphate kinase isoform X11 gives MEWTWLKDWWRLKKLRRNNQLRHNNHNGDDVDDDTLNSGYEDEDFDDMCYCDECMNGDIDLIQNNDGADSDCSTSSTGKQVLVGICAMSKKTQSKPMKEILTRLQEFEYIKMVVFDEEVILKDPVESWPICDCLISFHSKGFPLEKAIQYAQLRKPYVINNLHMQYDIQDRRRVYSILESVGIEIPRYGVLDRDSPDPKQHELVESEDHVEVNGITFNKPFVEKPVSAEDHNIYIYYPTSAGGGSQRLFRKIGSRSSVYSPESRVRKTGSFIYEDFMPTDGTDVKVYTVGPDYAHAEARKSPALDGKVERDSEGKEIRYPVILSNHEKMISRKVCMAFQQTVCGFDLLRANGKSFVCDVNGFSFVKNSNKYYDDCAKILGNMILRELAPTLHIPWSVPFQLDDPPIVPTTFGKMMELRCVVAVIRHGDRTPKQKMKVEVRHPKFFEIFEKYDGYKHGHVKLKRPKQLQEILDIARYLLSEIQTAEVEIEEKQGKLEQLKSVLEMYGHFSGINRKVQMKYQPKGRPRGSSSDDDVPKEPSLVLILKWGGELTPAGRIQAEELGRIFRCMYPGGQGRQEYGTQGLGLLRLHSTFRHDLKIYASDEGRVQMTAAAFAKGLLALEGELTPILVQMVKSANTNGLLDNDCDSSKYQNMAKNRLHELMQIDREFTAEDRLEINPSNSISINQAIDFVKNPVKCCTHVQLLIQTLLSIVNVKKDDPKTRDAILYHGETWDLMGRRWGKIEKDFSTKNKSFDISKIPDIYDCIKYDLQHNQHTLQYDQAEELYIYAKYLADIVIPQEYGLTIQEKLTIGQGICTPLLKKIKSDLQRNIEEVGNESVNRLNPRYSHGVSSPGRHVRTRLYFTSESHVHSLLTVLRFGGLLDVLNDEQWSRAMQYISMVSELNYMSQIVIMLYEDPTKDPTSEERFHVELHFSPGVNCCVQKNLPPGPGFRPHSRNDSVTSKNTSGDEEPSQSKIEEESDTFAESVSGSSSKTLLADSTDEPSELPKMTNKNRHSKVSKPIPIGMHHTVCGHEAKDLAKRLTDELASQQAHHSGSLGSQRTNSPESEPRARSFENREAKTKSDHKYYQSLQAVNNQDTTPSPSNSSTVRRQRHSLSGQMSYYKMLGFGGYSKKMATSTNSLFSTAVISGSSSAPNLRDMIPCTASSSVLEGFGGVPPIRPLETLHNALSLKQLDGFLEKMVTVPLFKTPASSSPTPIQTPQTLPDKIGTLASWSCQTSMSSTSAMSSGGPSSPNISDSLNSRSDFSISLASNDGGVLATEFSQMFQMLDNELGPESTQFAFDQFRQNSEEKTLVGKSSLIAQDREKTNIDSFEGLDDEEDEPTISNDNYNVHQISPSKKPDSLSDGTNLENVNPFDSQARREGISRIQKQISLCERDDSRDLKQLTRDVDNFTRRPGSGHIAKRWIDSAPQQTNYVSADNVCNTSFYIGRSPIKNSMIDSADPKTMSCMNLKSCAGPSISPGAVVVKEKFIETPAPLRVAKSFHGNTAFLKYKCKKSKKLDAGISTRSSGDITRPASSSDIKHRFVTTKVNEVDFASCKSAESDENK, from the exons atggAATGGACATGGCTCAAAGATTGGTGGCGTTTGAAAAAGCTGCGCCGAAACAATCAATTACGGCACAATAATCATAATGGCGATGACGTCGACGACGATACCTTGAATAGTGGCTATGAGGACGAGGATTTCGATGATATGTGTTACTGTGATGAGTGTATGAAT GGCGATATTGATCTAATCCAAAACAATGACGGTGCCGACTCGGATTGCAGTACATCTTCGACTGGTAAACAGGTTCTGGTTGGCATTTGTGCCATGTCCAAGAAAACCCAATCGAAACCGATGAAGGAAATTCTGACACGACTCCAGGAATTTGAGTACATTAAGATGGTGGTGTTTGACGAGGAAGTCATTCTCAAA GATCCGGTAGAAAGTTGGCCAATTTGCGACTGCTTGATATCGTTCCATTCGAAAGGATTCCCGTTGGAAAAGGCTATACAATACGCACAATTGCGCAAGCCCTATGTGATAAACAATCTGCATATGCAGTATGATATACAG GATCGTCGTAgagtttattcaattttagaaTCGGTTGGCATCGAAATTCCCCGATACGGAGTGTTAGATAGAGATTCACCGGATCCAAAAC AACATGAATTAGTTGAGAGCGAAGATCATGTTGAAGTGAATGGCATCACATTCAATAAGCCATTCGTTGAGAAACCAGTGTCGGCAGAAGACCATaacatttacatttattaTCCGACATCGGCCGGTGGCGGTAGTCAACGCTTATTTAGAAAG ATTGGAAGCCGGAGTAGTGTTTACTCACCAGAGTCTAGAGTTCGTAAAACAggttcatttatttatgaagatTTTATGCCGACGGATG GAACTGATGTCAAAGTCTATACAGTTGGACCCGACTACGCCCATGCCGAAGCTCGTAAGAGTCCAGCCCTCGATGGTAAAGTGGAACGTGATAGCGAAGGAAAAGAGATTCGTTATCCGGTCATACTGTCGAATCACGAGAAAATGATATCGCGGAAAGTGTGCATGGCCTTTCAGCAGACGGTTTGCGGATTTGATTTGTTGAG AGCGAACGGAAAGTCGTTTGTCTGTGATGTGAATGGATTCAGTTTCGTCAAAAATTCTAACAAATATTATGACGACTGTGCCAAGATATTAGGTAATATGATACTTAGAGAACTAGCACCGACACTACATATCCCCTGGTCGGTACCATTCCAATTGGACGATCCACCCATTGTGCCGACGACATTTGGTAAAATGATGGAATTAAGATGTGTCGTTGCCGTTATACGGCATGGTGATCGGACGCCGAAACAAAAGATGAAAGTGGAAGTTCGTCATCCAAA AttctttgaaatatttgagaaatACGACGGTTACAAACATGGTCACGTGAAGCTTAAACGGCCGAAGCAATTGCAGGAAATTTTAG ACATAGCACGGTACTTGCTTAGCGAAATACAAACGGCAGAGGTCGAAATCGAGGAAAAGCAGGGAAAACTGGAACAACTGAAAAGTGTTTTGGAAAT GTATGGCCACTTTTCCGGCATCAATCGTAAAGTTCAAATGAAATATCAACCGAAGGGACGACCGCGCGGATCCAGTTCGGATGATG ATGTTCCCAAAGAACCGTCTTTGGTGCTAATATTAAAGTGGGGCGGTGAACTCACTCCAGCCGGACGAATACAAGCCGAAGAACTCGGGCGAATATTTCGTTGCATGTATCCAG GTGGCCAAGGTAGACAGGAATACGGTACACAAGGCTTAGGTCTTTTAAg ATTGCATTCGACATTTCGTCACGATTTGAAGATCTACGCATCCGATGAGGGACGTGTGCAAATGACTGCGGCTGCTTTCGCTAAAGGTTTACTGGCATTGGAAGGTGAATTAACGCCAATTCTTGTACAAATGGTTAAAAGTGCAAATACCAACGGATTGTTGGACAATGACTGTGATTCGAGTAAATATCAAAACAT GGCCAAAAATCGATTACACGAATTGATGCAAATTGACCGTGAGTTTACAGCAGAGGATCGACTGGAGATAAATCCATCGAATAGTATTAGCATCAATCAAG CCATTGACTTCGTAAAAAATCCGGTCAAATGCTGTACCCATGTTCAGCTACTCATCCAAACGCTGTTGTCAATTGTTAATGTTAAAAAAGACGATCCGAAAACTCGCGATGCTATTTTGTATCATGGCGAAACATGGGACCTGATGGGCCGTAGATggggaaaaattgaaaaggatTTTTCCACTAAAAACAAGTCCTTCGACATATCCAAGATACCGG ACATTTACGATTGCATCAAATACGACCTGCAACACAATCAACATACTTTACAATACGATCAGGCCGAAGAACTGTACATTTATGCGAAATACTTGGCTGACATTGTAATACCTCAAGAGTATGGCCTTACCATTCAGGAAAAATTGACCATTGGCCAGGGAATATGCACACCATTGCTGAAAAAGATCAAATCCGATCTGCAACGTAACATCGAAGAAGTGGGAAACGAAAGTGTGAACCGGTTAAATCCCCGATACAGTCATGGCGTTTCAAGTCCTGGTAGGCACGTTCGTACCCGTCTATATTTTACGAGTGAATCGCACGTTCACTCGTTGCTGACTGTGTTGCGTTTCGGCGGCTTATTGGATGTGTTGAATGACGAACAGTGGAGCCGGGCCATGCAATACATATCGATGGTTTCCGAATTGAATTACATGTCGCAAATTGTGATAATGCTTTACGAGGATCCAACGAAAGATCCCACCTCCGAGGAACGCTTCCATGTCGAGTTGCACTTTAGTCCCGGTGTAAATTGTTGTGTTCAGAAAAATCTACCGCCGGGGCCTGGGTTCCGACCTCACAGTCGGAATGACTCCGTAACTTCGAAGAACACG AGTGGCGATGAGGAACCGTCCCAATCGAAAATCGAAGAGGAAAGTGACACCTTCGCTGAAAGTGTATCCGGATCTTCATCGAAAACCTTACTAGCCGATTCG ACCGATGAGCCGAGCGAACTGCCAAAGATGACCAACAAAAATCGCCATTCGAAAGTCTCCAAACCAATACCAATCGGAATGCACCACACAGTATGCGGACACGAGGCAAAAGATTTGGCGAAAAGATTGACCGACGAATTGGCATCGCAACAGGCACATCATAGTGGATCGTTGGGTTCGCAACGCACAAACAGTCCGGAAAGTGAGCCGCGTGCACGATCTTTCGAGAATCGCGAGGCCAAAACGAAAA gTGACCACAAGTACTACCAGAGTCTGCAAGCGGTGAACAACCAAG ACACAACTCCATCGCCAAGTAATTCGTCGACGGTACGGCGTCAACGACACAGTCTTTCCGGCCAGATGAGTTACTACAAAATGCTGGGCTTCGGTGGATATAGCAAAAAAATGGCAACCAGCACAAATAGTTTATTTAGCACAGCCGTCATTTCCGGAAGTTCGTCTGCACCGAATCTAAGGGATATGATACCATGCACGGCATCGTCATCAG TTTTAGAAGGATTCGGAGGAGTACCGCCAATACGTCCATTGGAAACGCTGCACAATGCCTTGTCGCTGAAACAATTGGATGGTTTTCTGGAAAAAATGGTTACAGTTCCATTGTTCAAAACGCCTGCATCGTCATCGCCAACACCGATCCAAACACCGCAAACGCTGCCCGACAAAATTGGAACGTTGGCTA GTTGGAGTTGCCAAACGAGCATGAGCAGCACTAGTGCCATGTCCAGTGGTGGACCATCATCTCCAAACATTTCGGATAGCTTGAATTCTCGGAGTGACTTTTCCATCAGTTTGGCCAGTAATGACGG TGGGGTACTTGCAACTGAATTTTCGCAAATGTTTCAAATGTTAGACAATGAGCTAGGACCTGAAAGTACACAGTTTGCGTTCGATCAATTTCGACAAAATTCAGAAGAGAAAACCCTAGTTGGAAAAAGCAGCTTAATCGCTCAAGATCGAGAGAAAACTAATATTGACTCGTTTGAA GGACTCGATGATGAGGAAGATGAACCAACGATATCGAACGACAACTACAACGTTCATCAAATATCTCCTTCGAAGAAACCAGACTCGTTGAGTGATGGAACGAATTTAGAAAATGTCAATCCGTTTGATTCGCAAGCAAGGAGAGAAGGAATATCTCGTATTCAGAAACAGATTAGCCTTTGCGAGCGGGACGATTCAAGAGATTTGAAGCAACTCACACGAGACGTTGATAACTTTACACGACGTCCCGGCAGTGGTCACATAGCAAAACGTTGGATTGACTCTGCACCGCAACAAACCAATTATGTATCTGCCGACAATGTATGCAACACTTCATTTTATATTGGTCGCAGTCCAATAAAAAACTCGATGATCGATTCTGCCGATCCGAAAACCATGTCTTGCATGAATTTGAAATCGTGTGCCGGTCCTAGCATCAGTCCGGGTGCCGTTGTTGTAAAagagaaattcattgaaacgCCGGCGCCACTACGAGTGGCGAAGAGCTTTCATGGCAATACGGCGTTTCTGAAGTACAAGTGCAAAAAGTCAAAGAAATTGGATGCTGGTATATCGACTAGGTCGAGTGGTGATATAACGAGACCAGCATCGAGTAGTGATATTAAGCATAGGTTTGTTACGACGAAAGTCAATGAAGTGGATTTCGCTTCCTGCAAAAGTGCTGAAAGCGATGAAAACAAATAA
- the LOC119084485 gene encoding inositol hexakisphosphate and diphosphoinositol-pentakisphosphate kinase isoform X4, which translates to MEWTWLKDWWRLKKLRRNNQLRHNNHNGDDVDDDTLNSGYEDEDFDDMCYCDECMNGDIDLIQNNDGADSDCSTSSTGKQVLVGICAMSKKTQSKPMKEILTRLQEFEYIKMVVFDEEVILKDPVESWPICDCLISFHSKGFPLEKAIQYAQLRKPYVINNLHMQYDIQDRRRVYSILESVGIEIPRYGVLDRDSPDPKQHELVESEDHVEVNGITFNKPFVEKPVSAEDHNIYIYYPTSAGGGSQRLFRKIGSRSSVYSPESRVRKTGSFIYEDFMPTDGTDVKVYTVGPDYAHAEARKSPALDGKVERDSEGKEIRYPVILSNHEKMISRKVCMAFQQTVCGFDLLRANGKSFVCDVNGFSFVKNSNKYYDDCAKILGNMILRELAPTLHIPWSVPFQLDDPPIVPTTFGKMMELRCVVAVIRHGDRTPKQKMKVEVRHPKFFEIFEKYDGYKHGHVKLKRPKQLQEILDIARYLLSEIQTAEVEIEEKQGKLEQLKSVLEMYGHFSGINRKVQMKYQPKGRPRGSSSDDGNSSSTPDVPKEPSLVLILKWGGELTPAGRIQAEELGRIFRCMYPGGQGRQEYGTQGLGLLRLHSTFRHDLKIYASDEGRVQMTAAAFAKGLLALEGELTPILVQMVKSANTNGLLDNDCDSSKYQNMAKNRLHELMQIDREFTAEDRLEINPSNSISINQAIDFVKNPVKCCTHVQLLIQTLLSIVNVKKDDPKTRDAILYHGETWDLMGRRWGKIEKDFSTKNKSFDISKIPDIYDCIKYDLQHNQHTLQYDQAEELYIYAKYLADIVIPQEYGLTIQEKLTIGQGICTPLLKKIKSDLQRNIEEVGNESVNRLNPRYSHGVSSPGRHVRTRLYFTSESHVHSLLTVLRFGGLLDVLNDEQWSRAMQYISMVSELNYMSQIVIMLYEDPTKDPTSEERFHVELHFSPGVNCCVQKNLPPGPGFRPHSRNDSVTSKNTSGDEEPSQSKIEEESDTFAESVSGSSSKTLLADSTDEPSELPKMTNKNRHSKVSKPIPIGMHHTVCGHEAKDLAKRLTDELASQQAHHSGSLGSQRTNSPESEPRARSFENREAKTKSDHKYYQSLQAVNNQDTTPSPSNSSTVRRQRHSLSGQMSYYKMLGFGGYSKKMATSTNSLFSTAVISGSSSAPNLRDMIPCTASSSVLEGFGGVPPIRPLETLHNALSLKQLDGFLEKMVTVPLFKTPASSSPTPIQTPQTLPDKIGTLASWSCQTSMSSTSAMSSGGPSSPNISDSLNSRSDFSISLASNDGGVLATEFSQMFQMLDNELGPESTQFAFDQFRQNSEEKTLVGKSSLIAQDREKTNIDSFEGLDDEEDEPTISNDNYNVHQISPSKKPDSLSDGTNLENVNPFDSQARREGISRIQKQISLCERDDSRDLKQLTRDVDNFTRRPGSGHIAKRWIDSAPQQTNYVSADNVCNTSFYIGRSPIKNSMIDSADPKTMSCMNLKSCAGPSISPGAVVVKEKFIETPAPLRVAKSFHGNTAFLKYKCKKSKKLDAGISTRSSGDITRPASSSDIKHRFVTTKVNEVDFASCKSAESDENK; encoded by the exons atggAATGGACATGGCTCAAAGATTGGTGGCGTTTGAAAAAGCTGCGCCGAAACAATCAATTACGGCACAATAATCATAATGGCGATGACGTCGACGACGATACCTTGAATAGTGGCTATGAGGACGAGGATTTCGATGATATGTGTTACTGTGATGAGTGTATGAAT GGCGATATTGATCTAATCCAAAACAATGACGGTGCCGACTCGGATTGCAGTACATCTTCGACTGGTAAACAGGTTCTGGTTGGCATTTGTGCCATGTCCAAGAAAACCCAATCGAAACCGATGAAGGAAATTCTGACACGACTCCAGGAATTTGAGTACATTAAGATGGTGGTGTTTGACGAGGAAGTCATTCTCAAA GATCCGGTAGAAAGTTGGCCAATTTGCGACTGCTTGATATCGTTCCATTCGAAAGGATTCCCGTTGGAAAAGGCTATACAATACGCACAATTGCGCAAGCCCTATGTGATAAACAATCTGCATATGCAGTATGATATACAG GATCGTCGTAgagtttattcaattttagaaTCGGTTGGCATCGAAATTCCCCGATACGGAGTGTTAGATAGAGATTCACCGGATCCAAAAC AACATGAATTAGTTGAGAGCGAAGATCATGTTGAAGTGAATGGCATCACATTCAATAAGCCATTCGTTGAGAAACCAGTGTCGGCAGAAGACCATaacatttacatttattaTCCGACATCGGCCGGTGGCGGTAGTCAACGCTTATTTAGAAAG ATTGGAAGCCGGAGTAGTGTTTACTCACCAGAGTCTAGAGTTCGTAAAACAggttcatttatttatgaagatTTTATGCCGACGGATG GAACTGATGTCAAAGTCTATACAGTTGGACCCGACTACGCCCATGCCGAAGCTCGTAAGAGTCCAGCCCTCGATGGTAAAGTGGAACGTGATAGCGAAGGAAAAGAGATTCGTTATCCGGTCATACTGTCGAATCACGAGAAAATGATATCGCGGAAAGTGTGCATGGCCTTTCAGCAGACGGTTTGCGGATTTGATTTGTTGAG AGCGAACGGAAAGTCGTTTGTCTGTGATGTGAATGGATTCAGTTTCGTCAAAAATTCTAACAAATATTATGACGACTGTGCCAAGATATTAGGTAATATGATACTTAGAGAACTAGCACCGACACTACATATCCCCTGGTCGGTACCATTCCAATTGGACGATCCACCCATTGTGCCGACGACATTTGGTAAAATGATGGAATTAAGATGTGTCGTTGCCGTTATACGGCATGGTGATCGGACGCCGAAACAAAAGATGAAAGTGGAAGTTCGTCATCCAAA AttctttgaaatatttgagaaatACGACGGTTACAAACATGGTCACGTGAAGCTTAAACGGCCGAAGCAATTGCAGGAAATTTTAG ACATAGCACGGTACTTGCTTAGCGAAATACAAACGGCAGAGGTCGAAATCGAGGAAAAGCAGGGAAAACTGGAACAACTGAAAAGTGTTTTGGAAAT GTATGGCCACTTTTCCGGCATCAATCGTAAAGTTCAAATGAAATATCAACCGAAGGGACGACCGCGCGGATCCAGTTCGGATGATGGTAACAGTTCAAGTACTC CAGATGTTCCCAAAGAACCGTCTTTGGTGCTAATATTAAAGTGGGGCGGTGAACTCACTCCAGCCGGACGAATACAAGCCGAAGAACTCGGGCGAATATTTCGTTGCATGTATCCAG GTGGCCAAGGTAGACAGGAATACGGTACACAAGGCTTAGGTCTTTTAAg ATTGCATTCGACATTTCGTCACGATTTGAAGATCTACGCATCCGATGAGGGACGTGTGCAAATGACTGCGGCTGCTTTCGCTAAAGGTTTACTGGCATTGGAAGGTGAATTAACGCCAATTCTTGTACAAATGGTTAAAAGTGCAAATACCAACGGATTGTTGGACAATGACTGTGATTCGAGTAAATATCAAAACAT GGCCAAAAATCGATTACACGAATTGATGCAAATTGACCGTGAGTTTACAGCAGAGGATCGACTGGAGATAAATCCATCGAATAGTATTAGCATCAATCAAG CCATTGACTTCGTAAAAAATCCGGTCAAATGCTGTACCCATGTTCAGCTACTCATCCAAACGCTGTTGTCAATTGTTAATGTTAAAAAAGACGATCCGAAAACTCGCGATGCTATTTTGTATCATGGCGAAACATGGGACCTGATGGGCCGTAGATggggaaaaattgaaaaggatTTTTCCACTAAAAACAAGTCCTTCGACATATCCAAGATACCGG ACATTTACGATTGCATCAAATACGACCTGCAACACAATCAACATACTTTACAATACGATCAGGCCGAAGAACTGTACATTTATGCGAAATACTTGGCTGACATTGTAATACCTCAAGAGTATGGCCTTACCATTCAGGAAAAATTGACCATTGGCCAGGGAATATGCACACCATTGCTGAAAAAGATCAAATCCGATCTGCAACGTAACATCGAAGAAGTGGGAAACGAAAGTGTGAACCGGTTAAATCCCCGATACAGTCATGGCGTTTCAAGTCCTGGTAGGCACGTTCGTACCCGTCTATATTTTACGAGTGAATCGCACGTTCACTCGTTGCTGACTGTGTTGCGTTTCGGCGGCTTATTGGATGTGTTGAATGACGAACAGTGGAGCCGGGCCATGCAATACATATCGATGGTTTCCGAATTGAATTACATGTCGCAAATTGTGATAATGCTTTACGAGGATCCAACGAAAGATCCCACCTCCGAGGAACGCTTCCATGTCGAGTTGCACTTTAGTCCCGGTGTAAATTGTTGTGTTCAGAAAAATCTACCGCCGGGGCCTGGGTTCCGACCTCACAGTCGGAATGACTCCGTAACTTCGAAGAACACG AGTGGCGATGAGGAACCGTCCCAATCGAAAATCGAAGAGGAAAGTGACACCTTCGCTGAAAGTGTATCCGGATCTTCATCGAAAACCTTACTAGCCGATTCG ACCGATGAGCCGAGCGAACTGCCAAAGATGACCAACAAAAATCGCCATTCGAAAGTCTCCAAACCAATACCAATCGGAATGCACCACACAGTATGCGGACACGAGGCAAAAGATTTGGCGAAAAGATTGACCGACGAATTGGCATCGCAACAGGCACATCATAGTGGATCGTTGGGTTCGCAACGCACAAACAGTCCGGAAAGTGAGCCGCGTGCACGATCTTTCGAGAATCGCGAGGCCAAAACGAAAA gTGACCACAAGTACTACCAGAGTCTGCAAGCGGTGAACAACCAAG ACACAACTCCATCGCCAAGTAATTCGTCGACGGTACGGCGTCAACGACACAGTCTTTCCGGCCAGATGAGTTACTACAAAATGCTGGGCTTCGGTGGATATAGCAAAAAAATGGCAACCAGCACAAATAGTTTATTTAGCACAGCCGTCATTTCCGGAAGTTCGTCTGCACCGAATCTAAGGGATATGATACCATGCACGGCATCGTCATCAG TTTTAGAAGGATTCGGAGGAGTACCGCCAATACGTCCATTGGAAACGCTGCACAATGCCTTGTCGCTGAAACAATTGGATGGTTTTCTGGAAAAAATGGTTACAGTTCCATTGTTCAAAACGCCTGCATCGTCATCGCCAACACCGATCCAAACACCGCAAACGCTGCCCGACAAAATTGGAACGTTGGCTA GTTGGAGTTGCCAAACGAGCATGAGCAGCACTAGTGCCATGTCCAGTGGTGGACCATCATCTCCAAACATTTCGGATAGCTTGAATTCTCGGAGTGACTTTTCCATCAGTTTGGCCAGTAATGACGG TGGGGTACTTGCAACTGAATTTTCGCAAATGTTTCAAATGTTAGACAATGAGCTAGGACCTGAAAGTACACAGTTTGCGTTCGATCAATTTCGACAAAATTCAGAAGAGAAAACCCTAGTTGGAAAAAGCAGCTTAATCGCTCAAGATCGAGAGAAAACTAATATTGACTCGTTTGAA GGACTCGATGATGAGGAAGATGAACCAACGATATCGAACGACAACTACAACGTTCATCAAATATCTCCTTCGAAGAAACCAGACTCGTTGAGTGATGGAACGAATTTAGAAAATGTCAATCCGTTTGATTCGCAAGCAAGGAGAGAAGGAATATCTCGTATTCAGAAACAGATTAGCCTTTGCGAGCGGGACGATTCAAGAGATTTGAAGCAACTCACACGAGACGTTGATAACTTTACACGACGTCCCGGCAGTGGTCACATAGCAAAACGTTGGATTGACTCTGCACCGCAACAAACCAATTATGTATCTGCCGACAATGTATGCAACACTTCATTTTATATTGGTCGCAGTCCAATAAAAAACTCGATGATCGATTCTGCCGATCCGAAAACCATGTCTTGCATGAATTTGAAATCGTGTGCCGGTCCTAGCATCAGTCCGGGTGCCGTTGTTGTAAAagagaaattcattgaaacgCCGGCGCCACTACGAGTGGCGAAGAGCTTTCATGGCAATACGGCGTTTCTGAAGTACAAGTGCAAAAAGTCAAAGAAATTGGATGCTGGTATATCGACTAGGTCGAGTGGTGATATAACGAGACCAGCATCGAGTAGTGATATTAAGCATAGGTTTGTTACGACGAAAGTCAATGAAGTGGATTTCGCTTCCTGCAAAAGTGCTGAAAGCGATGAAAACAAATAA